The proteins below come from a single Flavobacterium lindanitolerans genomic window:
- a CDS encoding response regulator transcription factor, translating into MKKHILLAEDDFDYASILKQYLEFSGFDVTWAKDGKEALKLFPDAQPDICVFDVMMPQMDGFTLAEKVVDTYPETPFIFLTAKSMKEDKIKGLRLGADDYIVKPFEVEELILRITNILKRVQKTAPQHTADKKFKIGQYLFDSENYLLTHENITHRITEKEAHLIQFLYASKNKLVKREDILKEIWGNDDFFSGRSMDVFISRLRKYFSEDPAISIPSVRGLGFEFNIKE; encoded by the coding sequence ATGAAAAAGCACATCTTATTAGCAGAAGACGATTTCGACTATGCTTCCATTTTGAAGCAATATCTGGAATTTTCCGGATTTGACGTCACCTGGGCCAAAGACGGCAAAGAAGCCCTTAAGCTATTTCCAGACGCCCAACCTGACATTTGTGTCTTTGATGTAATGATGCCGCAAATGGATGGCTTTACGCTGGCTGAAAAAGTTGTTGACACCTATCCGGAAACGCCTTTTATTTTCCTGACAGCTAAATCCATGAAGGAAGACAAGATAAAAGGTTTACGACTTGGAGCTGATGATTATATCGTCAAGCCTTTTGAAGTAGAAGAATTGATATTGCGAATTACGAATATATTGAAACGTGTGCAAAAAACGGCGCCACAGCACACAGCAGATAAAAAATTCAAAATTGGGCAATATCTGTTCGACAGTGAAAACTATCTATTAACACATGAAAATATTACACACCGAATAACGGAAAAGGAGGCACACCTGATCCAGTTTTTATATGCCAGCAAAAACAAGCTTGTAAAAAGAGAAGACATTCTAAAAGAAATCTGGGGCAACGACGATTTCTTTTCCGGCAGGAGCATGGATGTCTTTATCAGCCGATTACGGAAGTATTTCAGCGAAGATCCTGCCATATCTATTCCAAGCGTGAGAGGCTTGGGTTTTGAGTTTAACATTAAAGAATAA
- a CDS encoding TonB-dependent receptor: MKQLVIFLLLLPLWSSAQHSLSGSVTETGGKAVPFTDVALLKAQDSTAYRNVLADEEGRFTIGSVDNGQYILKASAIGMSSAYRNINVTGDLQLEPLVLSQTAEMLEGVEIVSKRPIVKRLVDRMEFNVENSSLSSNNAWEILSKTPGVTATGSGSISVRGSQSILVTINDKKIYMSGDELKQYLENTSGDDVKSIEVITNPPAKYDAQGAAVINIKLKKVVALGYKGSVNTAYVQSIYPKAVTSTGHFYKGKKLSLMGRYTFGMGEYVNESRDKTRYYDENGGTASEWDSFLRRKSKSLEQHSYRLQASYELDSLNTFSIGTTGFQAPEQRGRYSAPTSIYGSDGLLDSLYVTTNNRKNPARNAAYNFLYERLLSDKAKLVFNTDFTNYLSKDYQDIMTAFSLPDGTPYRDNRFINNSRQAIKLFSMQADYSNETNGTFEAGLKYGNVSADSNLDYRDDIDGILVPNPGRISKFLYDESIFAGYMSYSKEFGKWSVKAGLRGEYTSLEGNSVTTSEVNDQNYFKLFPTFYTMYKPNGNHEIGFSYGKRISRPRYSELNPFRIYNNNYSYGMGDPKLLPTIVHNLNFLYTLKGKYNFDLYYRLEKDPSMEIVYQDYETNTVVYQFTNIDKNYAFGLEFNTNLTFFDWWDAGIQGALSYVEDRFQGVDGKLYSNGRPTYNFNVNNRFALNKKKDFNGEINFDYNSSSVQGTFVFTPTSNLTLALRKKVLKGNGEVYGIFSDVYRGETLGLRTDYGNQYNKSRFYADSQNFRLGFRYNFGNQKLKEKTREQTEEQRRI; the protein is encoded by the coding sequence ATGAAACAGTTAGTTATTTTTTTGCTGCTGCTACCTTTGTGGAGCAGCGCACAGCACAGCCTCTCCGGTTCCGTAACAGAAACCGGAGGCAAGGCGGTGCCTTTCACGGATGTGGCTTTATTAAAAGCACAAGATTCTACCGCTTATAGAAACGTACTTGCCGATGAGGAAGGACGTTTTACAATAGGGTCAGTTGATAACGGACAATATATACTGAAAGCAAGCGCGATTGGAATGTCAAGCGCCTATAGAAATATAAATGTAACAGGCGATTTACAGTTGGAGCCTCTTGTATTGTCACAAACAGCAGAAATGCTAGAAGGTGTTGAAATAGTTTCAAAACGCCCAATTGTAAAAAGACTGGTAGACCGTATGGAATTTAATGTAGAAAACTCTTCCTTATCTTCTAACAATGCATGGGAAATCCTTTCCAAAACACCGGGTGTGACCGCCACCGGTAGCGGCAGCATTTCCGTACGCGGCAGTCAGAGTATTCTGGTAACCATCAACGACAAAAAAATATACATGTCGGGCGATGAGCTGAAACAATATCTGGAAAATACCAGCGGAGATGACGTAAAATCGATTGAAGTGATTACTAATCCACCGGCTAAATATGATGCTCAGGGAGCTGCTGTAATCAATATCAAGCTTAAAAAAGTAGTAGCATTGGGCTACAAAGGCTCTGTCAATACGGCCTATGTGCAGTCCATATATCCAAAAGCAGTAACATCTACAGGGCATTTTTATAAAGGCAAAAAGCTTTCTTTAATGGGACGCTATACTTTTGGAATGGGAGAATATGTAAACGAAAGCCGTGACAAAACACGTTATTATGATGAAAATGGAGGAACGGCTTCAGAATGGGATAGTTTTTTGCGTCGCAAGAGCAAATCGTTGGAACAGCATTCTTACCGATTACAGGCAAGCTATGAACTGGATTCACTCAATACGTTTTCAATAGGAACCACAGGTTTTCAGGCCCCGGAGCAGCGAGGCAGGTATAGTGCGCCAACGTCTATTTACGGTAGTGACGGGCTACTCGATTCATTATATGTGACAACAAATAACAGAAAAAACCCGGCTCGTAATGCGGCTTATAATTTTCTATACGAACGCCTGTTGTCTGACAAGGCCAAACTGGTATTCAATACAGACTTTACAAACTATCTTTCCAAGGACTATCAGGACATTATGACGGCCTTTTCATTGCCGGACGGTACACCTTATCGCGACAATCGTTTTATAAATAACAGCCGACAAGCCATCAAGCTCTTTTCGATGCAGGCCGATTACAGCAATGAAACAAATGGTACGTTTGAAGCCGGATTAAAATACGGGAACGTTTCTGCTGACAGTAATCTCGATTACAGAGATGATATTGATGGAATATTGGTACCTAATCCCGGCCGAATCAGTAAGTTCCTGTATGACGAATCTATCTTTGCAGGGTATATGAGCTATAGTAAGGAATTTGGTAAATGGAGCGTAAAGGCTGGACTACGAGGCGAATATACTTCGCTTGAAGGTAATTCGGTTACAACTTCCGAAGTCAACGACCAAAACTATTTCAAACTGTTTCCTACCTTTTATACGATGTACAAGCCCAACGGGAATCATGAAATAGGCTTTTCTTATGGCAAACGTATCAGCAGGCCGCGTTACAGTGAACTTAATCCGTTCCGAATCTATAACAATAATTATTCTTATGGCATGGGAGACCCGAAGTTATTGCCAACCATTGTGCACAACCTGAATTTCTTATATACGCTAAAAGGGAAATATAATTTTGACCTGTATTACCGATTGGAAAAAGACCCATCGATGGAAATTGTCTATCAGGATTATGAAACAAATACGGTTGTTTACCAATTTACCAACATCGATAAAAATTATGCATTTGGATTGGAATTCAATACCAATCTGACATTTTTTGACTGGTGGGATGCCGGTATACAGGGAGCCCTTAGTTATGTAGAAGACCGTTTTCAGGGAGTAGACGGGAAATTGTATAGCAACGGACGACCTACCTATAACTTCAATGTCAACAATCGTTTTGCTTTGAATAAGAAAAAAGATTTTAACGGGGAGATTAATTTCGATTATAACTCCTCTTCGGTGCAGGGTACGTTTGTTTTTACACCTACAAGTAACCTGACTCTGGCATTACGGAAGAAAGTATTGAAAGGAAACGGAGAAGTATATGGCATTTTTTCCGATGTTTATCGGGGCGAGACATTAGGTTTGAGAACAGACTATGGCAACCAGTACAATAAGTCACGCTTTTATGCCGATTCACAAAACTTCAGGTTGGGATTCCGATATAATTTTGGAAACCAGAAATTAAAGGAAAAAACAAGAGAGCAGACGGAAGAGCAGAGGAGGATTTAA
- a CDS encoding sensor histidine kinase: protein MKRKIMLLIASCIFTVAALATIQGYFIYNTYKLTEKEVSAKIKKQLVDMEDTDEWYDLNNAWMRLTGQFIKDYAYKRVKKDEFVAFMTKKSDSLSSLMSDYMAKKKKPGDYDIGYSVYINSATILENKKMENLYKGKLFVSGNRIRNKDEISASTGRWESDLELNVEDSLLDPIKKDLKFLIKSETYYSVANWQMTVISQMAGLLIFSVLLMAFVVYLYYLSLKNLISQKRIADIKTDFVNNITHEFQTPLATMDIAIKTLQRKEKDMTEEHYRHTLSLLERQNERLQKLFRQVTDASLLPSTRSENVKEISCSEIRDIIDDFKLSHPDTVINCHQEQKSLHAKIDPFHLNTIIVNLLENAVKYGATKIDIEMKSQKNSFVMSIQDNGQGIATKEQFAIFDKFYRIEKGNIHETKGLGLGLFYVKQLIESYKGTIKVESEEDKGALFLITLPL from the coding sequence ATGAAACGAAAAATAATGTTATTAATAGCTTCCTGTATTTTTACCGTAGCCGCACTTGCGACAATACAGGGCTATTTTATATACAATACCTATAAACTGACCGAAAAGGAAGTCAGCGCCAAAATCAAGAAACAGCTTGTGGATATGGAAGATACTGACGAATGGTATGACCTTAATAATGCCTGGATGCGGCTTACAGGCCAGTTTATCAAAGATTATGCGTACAAAAGAGTAAAAAAAGATGAGTTTGTCGCTTTTATGACTAAAAAATCAGACTCTCTAAGCAGCCTCATGTCTGATTATATGGCCAAAAAGAAAAAGCCCGGCGACTATGACATAGGTTATTCCGTTTATATCAACTCGGCTACGATTCTTGAAAATAAAAAAATGGAAAACTTATATAAAGGTAAGCTGTTTGTAAGTGGAAACCGTATTCGAAACAAGGATGAGATATCTGCTTCTACAGGCCGATGGGAAAGCGATTTGGAATTGAATGTTGAAGACAGCCTCCTGGATCCGATTAAAAAAGATCTTAAATTTCTTATCAAAAGCGAAACCTATTATAGTGTCGCCAATTGGCAAATGACAGTAATCAGTCAAATGGCCGGACTGTTGATTTTTTCTGTACTGCTTATGGCATTTGTGGTTTATCTCTATTATTTATCGCTTAAAAATTTGATTAGTCAGAAACGTATTGCAGATATCAAGACCGATTTTGTAAACAATATTACCCACGAATTCCAAACCCCACTGGCTACGATGGATATTGCCATCAAAACCTTACAACGCAAAGAGAAGGACATGACTGAAGAGCATTACAGGCATACTTTGTCACTACTTGAAAGACAGAATGAAAGACTACAGAAGTTATTCCGTCAGGTTACTGATGCTTCATTGCTGCCTTCAACACGCTCAGAAAACGTTAAGGAAATCAGCTGCAGTGAAATTCGTGATATTATAGATGATTTTAAGCTTTCGCATCCGGACACTGTTATTAACTGTCATCAGGAACAGAAAAGCCTTCACGCTAAGATTGACCCGTTCCATCTGAACACTATTATTGTAAACCTGCTGGAAAATGCGGTAAAATATGGTGCGACAAAAATTGACATTGAAATGAAATCTCAAAAAAACAGCTTTGTTATGAGCATTCAGGATAATGGACAAGGTATTGCTACAAAGGAACAGTTCGCGATTTTTGATAAGTTTTACAGGATTGAAAAAGGAAATATACACGAAACAAAAGGGCTCGGACTAGGACTGTTTTATGTCAAGCAGCTCATCGAATCCTATAAAGGCACAATCAAAGTAGAAAGCGAAGAAGACAAAGGAGCCCTATTTTTAATTACACTACCATTATGA